The Janthinobacterium tructae genome contains the following window.
CGCTACGTCATTGATGCACACAAGATCGAACGCGAACTGGGCTGGAAACCAACCGAAACATTCGACACGGGCATCCGCAAGACCATCCGATGGTACCTCGATAATCAGGCTTGGGTACGCGCTGTCCAGTCAGGTGATTACCTGGCCTGGGTACAGAAAAACTAGGCGGAACGCAATGACTCCAAGGAAACCATAGCATGACCTCCCCGCTTGAACGCAAAGGCATCATCCTCGCCGGTGGCTCAGGAACACGCCCGTACCCTGTGACCATGTCAATATCGAAGCAATTGCTGCCGGTGTATGACAAGCCGATGATTTACTATCCACTGACCACCCTGATGCTGGCGGGCATACGCGACATCTTGATCATTTCTCCCCCTCAAGATACTCCACGTTTTATGGAATTACTGGGTGATGGCAGCCAATGGGGCATCCAATTAAGCTATGCCGTGCAGGCTACGCCGGACGGATTGGCACAGGCGTTCATCATCGGTCGCGCATTTCTTGGCGATGCCCCATCGGCACTAATTCTCGGAGATAACATCTATTACGGCACTAACTTTGAAGCACAGTTACGCCTCGCCTCGACACGCACCAGCGGCTCGACCGTTTTTGCCTACCATGTGCAATCGCCGGAACGCTACGGCGTAGTCGAATTCGATGCCCAGCGACGCGCCGTCAGCATCGAGGAAAAGCCGCTCAGTCCAAAATCGAACTATGCCGTGACAGGTCTGTATTTTTACGATCATCAGGTGTGCGATATTGCCGCGTGCATCGTGCCATCAGCGCGCGGCGAGCTGGAAATTACTGACGTCAATCGTATTTATCTTGAACGAAATCAATTGAACGTCGAGATCATGTGTCGCGGCATGGCTTGGCTTGATACCGGCACGCATGAATCGTTGCTGGAGGCGGGACAATTTATCTCCACTATCGAAAAACGCCAAGGCTTGAAAGTGGCCTGTCCGGAGGAAATCGCCTATCGCAAAGCTTACATTGACGCGGAAAAACTGGGAAGCCTGGCCCAGCCCTTGAAAAAGAACGCCTATGGACAATACTTGCTGCGCTTACTCGACGAAACCGTTTTCTAACGTGCCATTTGCTCACCACTTAGCTGAAACAATGTCATGAAAATCCAGGCCACTGCCATACCGGACGTCCTGATCATCGAACCAATGGTGTTCAGTGACGAGCGTGGTTTTTTCTATGAAAGTTACAACCAGAAACGCTTTACAGAGCTCACCGGCATCAGTCGTACATTCGTGCAGGACAACCATTCTAAATCTACCAAAGGCGTCTTGCGCGGCCTGCATTACCAGATCCAGCACTCGCAAGGCAAGCTGGTGCATTGCACTGCAGGGACGGTATTCGATGTCAGTGTCGATTTGCGCAAAAGTTCGCCCAGCTTCGGTCAGTGGGTCGGTGTCGAGTTATCGGCTGCCAACAAGCGTCATGTATGGATACCAGAGGGCTTTGCCCACGGCTATCTAGTTACCAGCGACAGCGCCGAATTCCTCTACAAGACGGCAGATTATTGGACGCCGGAGTTTGAACGCTGCATCTTGTGGAATGATCCGCAAATCGGCATTGACTGGCCGCTTGATGGTGAACCTCTGCTGTCGAACAAAGACAGGCTTGGGTCATTGCTGGCCAACGCCGATGTCTTTACTTGAATGCCCCCAAGGCTGCATCTGCAGTCATCATTTGAATGAGAACATCGCATGAGCCGCATCTTAATTTCCGGAAAAACCGGCCAGGTCGGCTACGAGCTTGAACGTAGTTTGCAAGGTTTGGGGGAAATCTTCGCGCTGGACCGCAAGCAAATGGATCTGACCGATCTCGACCAGGTGCGCGATGTGATTCGCCGTGTCAAGCCGACCCTGATCGTCAACACGGCCGCCTACACGGCCGTAGACCAGGCCGAAAGCGAGCCGGTAATTGCGCTGCGCATCAATGGCGAAGCCCCGGCCGTAATGGCAGAGGAAGCTGGCAAGTTGGGAGCCGCACTAATACATTACAGCACCGACTATGTATTCGATGGGTCAAAAAAGGGGCCATACGAGGAAACCGACCCGCCGTGCCCGATCAACGTTTACGGGATCAGCAAATTAGCTGGCGAAACAGCGATCCAGGCAGCAGGTATTCCTCACCTGATCCTGCGCACCAGCTGGGTCTACAGTGCGCATGGCAAAAACTTCCTGTTGACCATGCGCCGCTTGGCAGAGGAGCGCGAGGAACTGGCCATCGTATCGGACCAATACGGCGCGCCGACCTGGAGCCGCACGGTCGCCGATACCACGGCCCACATCCTGTCACAGTACTTGGCTGCGGCAGATCCGCAAAGATGGTGGCATGAACACTCGGGGCTGTATCATCTGACTGCGCAAGGCCTAACCACTTGGTTTGGCCTTGCCGATGCGATCATGGCGCACCCGTCGATTACAAAAAAACCCCGTTTGCGAGCGATACTGGCAAAAGACTACCCCATGCCGGCACAACGTCCCGCCAATTCGCAACTGTCGTCACGACGCTTGCTCGACACGTTCTGCGGCTTGCCGCAGTGGCAAGATGCCTTACTGTTGTGCCAAGACTCAATGCTGGACTGAAAATGCAGCGATCATTGCTATTCCTTTCACCTGGACACCTGCAACCGAAGTCGCGAAACCGCCTCTATCCTCTGGCCGCGTAGCCTTGCGGGTTCTGGTGCTGCCAGCGCCAGTGGTCGCGGCACATGTCGTCGATGTTTTTCTGCGCTTGCCAGCCCAGCAATTGCTTTGCCTTGTCGGCCGAGGCGTAGCAGCTGGCGATGTCGCCGGGGCGGCGCGGCACGATCTGGTACGGCACGGCGCGGCCGCTGGCGGCCTCGAAGGCACGCACGGTATCGAGCACGCTGTAGCCGTGGCCGGTGCCCAGGTTGACGGTAAAGCCACCCTCGGTGGAAAACAGGCGGTGTAACGCCGCCACATGGCCCAGCGCCAGGTCGACCACGTGGATATAGTCGCGCACGCCCGTGCCATCGGGCGTAGCGTAGTCGTTGCCGAAGACGGCCAGGCGCTCGCGGCGGCCCACTGCCACCTGGGCGATGAAAGGCATCAGGTTGTTCGGAATGCCGGCCGGGTCTTCACCGATCAAGCCGCTGGCATGCGCACCGACCGGGTTGAAATAGCGCAACACGCCGACTTGCCATTGAGCATCGGCATGCACGACATCGGCCAGTATCTGCTCGACCATCAGCTTCGAGCGGCCGTAGGGGTTGGTCACGGACAGGCGCGACGATTCCAGGATCGGCAAGGCTTCCGGGTCGCCGTACACGGTGGCAGACGAGCTGAACACAAAACGCTTCACGTTCGCCGCTGCCAGCACTTCCAGCAGCGCCACAGTGCCCGATACATTGTTATCCATATACATCAACGGCTGCGCCACGGATTCGCCCACCGCCTTCAATCCTGCGAAATGGATCACCGCATCGATGGCGTGCTCGCGCAAGACGGTGGCCATGGCCGTACGATCGCGCACGTCAGCCTCGTAGAAGGGCACGCTTTTACCGGCAATTCGCTCCACGCGCGCCATGGCTTCACGCGAACTATTGCACAGATTATCCACCGCAACGACTTCAAAGCCGGCAGCGAGCAATTCGACGCACGTATGCGAGCCGATGAAACCGGATGCGCCGGTGACGAGTATTTTCTTGGACATAATATCAATCAATGCAAAAAAGATAATATTAGCGCAATTCCCCCAACCTTGCCTAGAGCGCACGCTGGCGCGCACGAGAACAAGCCTGCGGCGTCGCCGCGGCAGGCTTGTTCTCGTGCAAACGGCACAGGTGGGCAAACCGCCAAAGAGAATTTATTTCTTGATGAAGACCAGATCCCACACGCCATGGCCCAGCTTCAAGCCACGGTTTTCAAACTTGGTCAGCGGACGGTACGCCGGCTGCGGCGCGTAAGCATCGGCGCTATTGTGCAACTGCGGCTCGGCGCCCAACACATCGAGCATTTGCACCGCGTAATCTTCCCAATCGGTGGCGCAATGCAGATAGCCACCCGGCGCCAGGCGATCAGTCAATTGCTTGACGAACGGCGACTGGATCAGGCGGCGCTTATTGTGGCGCGCCTTGTGCCATGGATCGGGGAAGAAAACGTGGATGCCGGCAAGCGAATTGGCAGGAATCATGTGCGTCAGCACTTCCACGGCATCGTGCTGCAACAGGCGCAGATTCGTCAGCGACTCTTCGCCGATCAGTTTCAACAGACTGCCGACACCAGGCGTATGCACTTCGACGCCGATAAAATCCTTCTCCGGCATGGCCTTGGCGATATGCGCCGTCGTCGCCCCCATGCCAAAACCGATTTCCAGGATGACCGGTGCCTTGCGGCCGAACACCTGTTCGAAGTCCATCGGTTCCTTGGCGAAAGGCACCAGGAACTGCGGCCCCAAGGTCTCAAGCGCGCGCGCCTGCGCGACAGACAGCCGTCCCGCGCGGGTCACGAAGCTGCGGATGCGGTGTTCGGTCGGATCGTACATCATCGGCCGCGCCGGGCCGTTTGCTGGGGTATCAGAAGACATGGGAATGAAGAAATAAGTGGCCGCGCCGCATAAAGCCAGGCGCCAGCGAAAAATGGAGCGGGTGAAGGGAATCGAACCCTCGTCGTAAGCTTGGGAAGCTTCTGCTCTACCATTGAGCTACACCCGCGAAGCCTGCATTTTACGCGGGATGACAAGGACTTGGCAAACTTGTGCGGCGCCTTCGAATTCATCGGGAATTCTCACGGAAAATAATAATAAAATAATATATCCGCATCGGCACATCAGCGTTTTTGTTGATAGAGAACAACGTCGCAGCCAGCCTGGCACGGTGAATCACCTGATATATGGCTAAAATAAAAGAAATTATTGTCGTCGCGAGCGGTGTGGCGCAGACTAGCGGGAGAAATGTTGCTACAATCGCGTGACAGTTTAGCATTCCCGCTGTTCAACCTAAAAGGATATCCCATGAAGAAAATTCTGATCGCTTCGGCAATCCTGTGCTTCGCTTCCGCACAAGCTATGGCTCAAACGACGGCCCCAGTTGGTGGCGCACCTGTTCCAGCAGCAGCGGCACCAGCTGCTGGTGCTGCTGCTGGCGCTGCTGTTGGCGGCACCGTTGCCGGCCTGAGCACGAGCGCCCTGATCGCTATCGGCGCAGCCGTAGCTGTCGTAGCCGGCGCAGCAAGCTCGGATTCGACCACGACACACCACGGTACCACGACGCATCATTAATTCCTGGCTGCCCAGGCAGCGACAGGCAGGCCCAAACACCAGCTTGTTCTCAAGCCCGGCGTAAAGGTCTGATGCGCGGAAGGTCGCACCATCCGTGATGCGCAACTTCCACAATAGGAGCCCTTTTTCATTTCATTGAAAAACGGGCTTTTATTTTTTGAACGAATTTCAACATTCTGCTTCAACGCTACTCTCAAAGTAACCAGATATTGCATTCCAGCTTACACCTTCGGTATTTATACTCATCTTCGAGAAGAATTTGCGTGCCATGCTCGTCAAACACTTCGTACAACTGAACTCCGATGAAAAATCAGCCTTTCTTCAAACGCATGGGATTTGCCTTGCAAGGCATTGCAGCGGCTTTTCGTATGGAATCGAGCGTTCGCCTGCAGTCCATTGCCACCCTCATGGTGGTGATCGTGCTGGCCTGGTATAAACCCGCCATGATCTGGTGGGCGTTGTTGTTACTCAATTGCGGCCTGGTATTGGCCGCAGAACTGTTCAACACGGCGCTTGAGCAAATGATCGATCACTTGCATCCGAGCCTGCATCCCAGCATCAAGATCGCCAAGGATTGCGCCGCTGGCTCTGTACTCATCCTCAGTGCCAGTGCCGCGTGCGTGTTTATTGCTTTTTTGATCGAAGTGAAGGGAATCTAAGAACGCGTTAACGCTCTCACCGAGTGGCCGGATAATGACGGGATGAGAATTCCCTACACCAGCGACATTGATCGAGAGAAATTAGAAGAAAGCCTGCCGCAGCATGTGCGCCCAGTCGGCATCGTACACACCGGTGCAACTGGTGCGTTTGAGTTCGCGGCCTATCTTACTGGCTGAACGGCAAAGACGGTGTTTAACAATGGATCGAATGGAGCACAGGTCAGCGCGCATGGTCATGACGGCGCGCTGCTGGGTAGTCAAATGTTTGTAGACTCTCGCCATGGCGGCACATTACAGCAAAGGTGTTACACGTGGTTCTTGAGAACACCCAGCTTCATAGACTATCACGCTGTCAAGCAGCGTCATAGTCCGGAATACAGAAATATTGCTATGGTGAAACTTCATTTTCCTTGTCAATTTGCAGGCGCTTGCGGCATCGTTCATTCCATATCAGGTCTTCGATACCACATTGCGGCGTGTATTCTTTGACTGCAGCCAATAACAATTCCCTCACAGTTTCAAAATTGAACTGATTACAGGCTTTGTCGAGGTCAGACAGGAGCACTTGAAGCTCTGGCCAAGGGAGCTCGGATTCTTGTGCCCGCATGATCAGCGGGTGTTCTGTGCCTTCGACGTTGTCGCCAATCAATAACTCTTCATAGAGTTTTTCACCTGGACGCAAGCCGACATGCTCTATGTCTATGCCATCCGGAGCCGATTTGCTCTTTATTTCCAGGCCACTCAAGTGAATCATGCGTTCGGCCAAAGCCATGATCTTGACCGGTTCGCCCATGTCCAGCACAAAGACATCACCTCCTTCTCCCATGGCGCCCGCTTGCAAGACCAGTTGAGCCGCTTCTGGAATGGTCATGAAATAACGGGTGATTTCGGGATGTGTCAGCGTAATGGGGCCTCCAGCTTCGATTTGCTTGCGGAACAGCGGGACCACCGAGCCTGACGAACCGAGCACATTACCAAATCGCACCATGCAAAAACGGGTACGCGAGTGTTCTCGCGAGAAGGCCTGCAGAATCAACTCGGCCAGCCTTTTGGTCGTGCCCATTACGTTGGTTGGACGTACGGCCTTGTCGGTGGAGATGAGCACAAAACACTTGACGCCTGCCGTCACGGCTGCTTGTGCAATACTGAGCGTACCAAATACGTTGTTGCGCACGCCCTCGATGGGATTATGCTCAACCAAAGGCACATGTTTGTAGGCGGCTGCATGGTATAACGTTTCCACATTGAACGTGGTCAGAATACGTTTGCATTTTTCAGTATCGAGCACCGTTCCCAGGAATGGCATAAGTTCAACATCGAGATGATGCGTGCTATTGATTCCTTTTAATTCCTGCTTGATGGAGTACAGGGCAAATTCCGACATCTCGAGCAGGATTAAGCGTGACGGCTGCAGCTTGATGATCTGGCGACATAATTCAGATCCAATCGAACCGCCTGCACCAGTCACCATCACCGATTTTCCAGTAATGCAACTTGATATCAGGCCCAAGTCTGGTGTCACTTGGTCGCGTCCCAACAAATCCTCGATTTCAATATCACGCACGTCCTGCATGCGCAATTCCCCGTTGACCAGGCTTTCTACTGGTGGCGCGACTTTTACCTTGACCTTGTAATTTTCAACAATATCCAGAATATGACGTTGCTTTCCTTTGCTGATTGATGGCATCGCAAGTAGGATTTCACTGATCCGCTTTTTTTCGATAACGGATTGCAAGTCTGCAGCAGGGTAAACTTTGATTCCCGAAATGGTTGTGCCTTGGAGTTCTTTCATGTCATCAATAAAGGCAACAGGCCGATATTCATGGCCGGCACGCAGCGCACTGGCTAACTGCGTGCCTGATTTTCCCGCACCATAAATAGCCACGCGGATGACAGTATTTTTTTTGCTCGGTTGTAATAGAATGCCGCGCGCAAAGAAACGACTGGCTACAACATAGGTGATTGCACTGACCCAATAGATGCCAAAGACGCCGCGAGAGTAACCTTCCATGTGCGAAGCGAAAGCGCTCAACAGAACCAGGAGCGCGACTGATGCAGTAACGCCAAAAATTACCATATAGACAATTTTTTGGTCGATAAAGCGGATAACTGCGCGGTACAGTCCCAGACGCATAAATATGGGAATCGATACAAACGGGGTTGCAATGATCAGCCAAAGATAATGCAAGAACAGTGCCGTATTGACAGCATCATATCTTAACAAGATGGATAAACAAAAAGTGAGCGGCAAAAAGACAAAGTCAAATGTCGCGGCAACCATTTTTTTCTGAAAACGGGAAAAACCAAGAAATAATTTCATTTTTATTGTAATTACTGAAGCAATTGACCTGACAATAATGTTTTTAAATAAATTTCGATGAATAAAAGTACTAATTTTTTACCATTAGATATTTTATTAATTTAATTTTTTGATAAATTTCAAATTCTCAATAAAATTAATGCGTAATGCCATCCCTACGCAGCACTTTTAAAAAAGTAAGAAATATTATTTTTACGTCTAAAAGTAAAGATTGACGCTGCATATATTCAGCATCCAGTTTTACTTTCGTAGGAATAGGCAGCTCATCTCTACCATTGACTTGCGCCCAACCCGTCAGACCAGGCAAAATTTTATCTACGCCATTTTGAGTGCGCAATTCGATCAAATCCTGTTGATTAAACAATGCAGGTCGAGGACCGACAAAGCTCATGTTGCCACAAATAATACTCCATAGTTGCGGTAATTCATCCAGACTACTTTTTCGCAGGAAATTACCCACTGGCGTCAAATGAGAATGAGCATCTGCCAACAGGTGGGTCGCTACTGCTGGTGTGCCGACACGCATGCTACGAAATTTTGGCATTTTGAAAATTTTATTGTAGCGACCCACGCGATCCGACCAGTACAACACCGGCCCTGGCGAAGTAACACGTACTAACAGTGCCACTATTACGATAGGGATGAGTAAGATTAGTGATGCTATCAACACTAATACGAAGTCAAACAGTCTTTTCATTGTCATTTCCTTTGGCTGTTTTTTCTAAACCTTGATCCAATGTAAGTGGCGGCTGCCACCCTAATATTCGACGCGTTTTTTCGATATCAACCTGCAGGGAACCACACAGGCGCTGTGCCACGTCTTGCTTGCCAAGCATTCCTGCCGCCAGTTTCAACAAGCTGGCGGGAACTGGCACGAGTCTTGCCGGACACCCCATGGCGCGTCCCATCCGTTGCAATAATTCGGTGGTGGACGTGTCCTGCCCATCAGAAACCAGAAAGGTCTGTCCGGCTGCGCCAGGATGGCGTACACAGGTGATGAGCAGATCCACAATATTGTCGAGTGCCACCAAACTGCGCTGATTATGGATCGCCCCTAGGGGCAGGGGCAGGCTGCGCCCCAGCCACCGCATCATTACGGCAAAGTTGGCCCTTACGCCAGGTCCGTATATCAGGGGCGGGCGAATAATGCATACTTCCATGCCCGTCCGCGTCTCCAGAGCGCGTAAGCCTTGTTCCGCTTCCATCTTCGATATTCCATACGCGTCGACCGGAGCGGGAACATCATCTGCGGCAAACGCTGTGCCAGGAACAGTCACTTCACCATTAACCTTGATGGAACTGACAAAAACAAACCTACGCACCCCCGCCGCTGCCGCCTGACGCGCGAGGGCCAACGTTCCTTGCACGTTCACACGGCGAAATTCTTCAAGCGGATCTGCTGCTGTATCGTCCATGATATGAACTCGGGCAGCGCTGTGCACTACTTCGGTAACGCCATAAAGGGCCGCAGTCCAATCGGTATCTACAGCTAAATCACTCACTACTACCTTTTCCACGCCAAAGGGCACGACCGCATCGGCATGACGTACTGCTGCTCGCACGGAGTTGCTGCCTTCCTGCACTAGTCTTGTCAAAACAGATGAGCCGACAAAGCCGGTGCCACCGGTAACCAAAATCATTTTTTTCCTTTAATTATTTTTTTGAAAAGTATGCGAACTGCTTCGTGGATTACAGCCGGAGTTAGTGCTTAAGCGTGCGACTGTCCGCCAAGGACATCTGCATAATATTGCCGCATTGCTTCAACGATGACATCTTGGGAAAAATCCTGATAGGCGCGGCGCTGTGCGGCCTCTCCCATTTGTTTACGTAATGTTTCATCCGTATACAAGCGCAGCATCGCGTCCTGTATTTGACCTAGATTCGTAGTTTCATGAAAGAGACCGGTGACGTCGCCCTTGACAGCGTCGGTCAAGCCATAGATATGAGAAACGATTGCGGGTAATCCAACACCCGCAGCTTGTATTGTTGCCGAACTGAAACCTTCAAGCGCACTGGGTAGGCAAAACACATCGGATGCCGACATATAGTGTTCAGGCTTGTTGGTGTAATTGACGCGGTGAACCTTGTGAGCACAGTCAGCCCAGTCCCTTTCCAGTTGCGGCGTCAATCCATCCTCATCTGGTCCAACAATTAATAGTTGGGCGTTTGGCATTTCCTCTTCAATGGTAGCAAACGCTCTGGTCAGATTTTGTATACCTTTTACGTGTGTCAAACGCGCTAGAAACAGGAATACTACAGCATTTGCGCCGATGTTCAATTCCGAACGCACTGTCTGGCGGGCCAATCGATCAAACTTAAAACGCTGCATATCTACGCCACTGATCGATCCTTGACCAAGTACCTTGATCTTTGCTGGTTTGACGACGTTCTCTTGGATAAGAAAATCTCGTTGCGACGGGCTGTCGGCCAGAAGATGAGTAGCGCAGGCTGCAACCACCCGATCCATCCACTTCAGGATAATCCTTGCAACCCCAGTCTTGGCAAACCACACTTGGCCCGTGAAAATGTGTATTCGCACGGGTATGCGCGCCAGCCAGGCACCCAGCATGGCCAGCAAACCTGCCTTCGGCATCAGCGAATGCACACAGTCATAACGCTGCTGCCGGAAAATTCGTATCAGCGCGATTAGCGCACACACGTCGGCAACAATACTAATCTTTCGTTCGATCGAAATTGACTTGAAGCTGACACGGGTATTGAGCATGCTTTTCAGTTCGCGGCCATCACCGCTGCATAACAGAGTTATGTCGTAAAATTCAGACAATCGCTCTACATGCTCACGCATAAATACTTGAAGCGGGATAGGCACGGTTGAGACAATACAAATCTTTTTTCTGATCATTCTTCCATCCACTCTATATTTTTACCAGTATTGCAGCGCGGCGCGCTAACCGCTCAAATCAATTAGGCCAAACGCGCGCTGGAATCGGCAATAAGGCGTGGAATACTTGCGGTAATTGGCTCCAAAGGGAAAAATCCCAATGTCTTACCAATCAGGTCCGATGAGTAATGGGTCCTGCGTGTTAAAGCATTGATACGCGCAGTCGTTAGCGGAAGTTTTAGCCACGGTGGAGTGAGCTTCACCAATAGGCGTAATATCCTCTCCGGCAATACCAATTTTGGTGGCGCTACTTGCATGGCATGTGCAAGCGCGTCAACGACTTCGCCTAAGGGGCAATCATTCGCCACAATGAATACTTTTCCGAGCGCGCGGGTATCGTAGGCACATTTCACCAATGCACGCACTACATCTTGCACATGGACATAATTACCCATCGCTTCTTGGCGCCCAATACGAAAAAATATACCGCGCTTGATCATACGTGCCATAGCATGGAATGATTGATTTGGCATTGTAGTGCCAATAACAATCGTCGGGCGAATGATTGTAAAGCTAAATAGCGGTTCAATCAAAGCAAATTCATGTACCAGTTGATCGGAAGCAGTTTTGCTGACCTCATATATACCTTTCGGTTGCTCTGCACTGGATTCCGTGATGGTGCGTCCGGATTGGGCTCCTTCACCGTCAAGTCCATATGCACCGACGCTGCTTAATTGTACCCAATGAACAGGTTTGCCATATTTCTTGATCGATGCATGTACGGCATTTAATAAGTTCTGGGTACCATTAACGTGTAACTGCTGCATTAGACGCTCGTCTTTAATTTCGCCAGCACAATGAAAAACCACATCGGATCCGTCAACGAAAACGTCTAGGGCTATTCCTTCATGTAGAAGGTCTCCCTTGATATTGCATATTCCGTGCTTAGCGGGCAACTCTTTCCGTGTCAGGATAGAAATGTCGTGATTCAATAAAATCAGTTCCTCAAGTAGAAACTTTCCAATGAATCCAGATACACTGGTGATAGATATTTTCATTGGCATAATGCTTATATGAGTTCGGAAATGTTTAATAGTGGAGTTTACATGATGGACGTAGAAGTATAGCGAACCATCTTACTTATCCAGCACGCTCCGCTTCTCGCTTTCAGAAGCCAGCATATTTTTTTCCAGCAATATGGCAGCCATCTTTTTCTGATAAATTATGGCACCAGCAATAAACACCGAAATATAACTATATATTCGCAGTCGCACTGCGGTTCCAAGATTGTCGTTCCCCATCAACCAAATAGTTGAATATGATATAAAAAATACCACAAGATAGTTAATGAAAGGTGTTGAGTATTTTCTATTTCTTATTAGGTAAGTGAATACAATGATAAACGGAAAACTTTCAATCAAAAAAACTCCAATAGCTACCGCATTGGGGAAGTATAAGCCAAACATCTGGAAAATAAAGCTTTTAAAAAAATCAGGAATAAATGACGCAAAAGAGTCAAAGCGGATACCTATATTAGAACCTCCATCCATATCATCAAAACTACCACGATATGAGAAAATTGGATCAAGTAATCCAATTAGAAATAAAATATTTAGCGTGAAAAAAAATAAAATCAAACAAAAAGAAAGCGAGATTTTCCTGAAGTTAAAATAATTAAATCCAATAAATGAAATGAAAAATCCAAAGCCCAAATATGGTCTAAAAAGGTATAGAAAAAAACTAATTCCGATAATCAACAAGACGTACCATATTTTCAAAGAAAAATTTTTGCTTTTAATAAATGCCCTGACTGTCAATAATCCAAGTAAGAATATTAGTACCATGAATACGTCACGGTAAATATCAAAAGTATAGAAAAATAGCGTTGGATAAATAGCAATCGCTGCTGCCACGCCCCAATAAATTCGTTTTCGCGCTGGGCTATCTTTGTATATTGAAAGATT
Protein-coding sequences here:
- the rfbA gene encoding glucose-1-phosphate thymidylyltransferase RfbA codes for the protein MTSPLERKGIILAGGSGTRPYPVTMSISKQLLPVYDKPMIYYPLTTLMLAGIRDILIISPPQDTPRFMELLGDGSQWGIQLSYAVQATPDGLAQAFIIGRAFLGDAPSALILGDNIYYGTNFEAQLRLASTRTSGSTVFAYHVQSPERYGVVEFDAQRRAVSIEEKPLSPKSNYAVTGLYFYDHQVCDIAACIVPSARGELEITDVNRIYLERNQLNVEIMCRGMAWLDTGTHESLLEAGQFISTIEKRQGLKVACPEEIAYRKAYIDAEKLGSLAQPLKKNAYGQYLLRLLDETVF
- the rfbC gene encoding dTDP-4-dehydrorhamnose 3,5-epimerase translates to MKIQATAIPDVLIIEPMVFSDERGFFYESYNQKRFTELTGISRTFVQDNHSKSTKGVLRGLHYQIQHSQGKLVHCTAGTVFDVSVDLRKSSPSFGQWVGVELSAANKRHVWIPEGFAHGYLVTSDSAEFLYKTADYWTPEFERCILWNDPQIGIDWPLDGEPLLSNKDRLGSLLANADVFT
- the rfbD gene encoding dTDP-4-dehydrorhamnose reductase, with the protein product MSRILISGKTGQVGYELERSLQGLGEIFALDRKQMDLTDLDQVRDVIRRVKPTLIVNTAAYTAVDQAESEPVIALRINGEAPAVMAEEAGKLGAALIHYSTDYVFDGSKKGPYEETDPPCPINVYGISKLAGETAIQAAGIPHLILRTSWVYSAHGKNFLLTMRRLAEEREELAIVSDQYGAPTWSRTVADTTAHILSQYLAAADPQRWWHEHSGLYHLTAQGLTTWFGLADAIMAHPSITKKPRLRAILAKDYPMPAQRPANSQLSSRRLLDTFCGLPQWQDALLLCQDSMLD
- the galE gene encoding UDP-glucose 4-epimerase GalE — encoded protein: MSKKILVTGASGFIGSHTCVELLAAGFEVVAVDNLCNSSREAMARVERIAGKSVPFYEADVRDRTAMATVLREHAIDAVIHFAGLKAVGESVAQPLMYMDNNVSGTVALLEVLAAANVKRFVFSSSATVYGDPEALPILESSRLSVTNPYGRSKLMVEQILADVVHADAQWQVGVLRYFNPVGAHASGLIGEDPAGIPNNLMPFIAQVAVGRRERLAVFGNDYATPDGTGVRDYIHVVDLALGHVAALHRLFSTEGGFTVNLGTGHGYSVLDTVRAFEAASGRAVPYQIVPRRPGDIASCYASADKAKQLLGWQAQKNIDDMCRDHWRWQHQNPQGYAARG
- the trmB gene encoding tRNA (guanosine(46)-N7)-methyltransferase TrmB — protein: MMYDPTEHRIRSFVTRAGRLSVAQARALETLGPQFLVPFAKEPMDFEQVFGRKAPVILEIGFGMGATTAHIAKAMPEKDFIGVEVHTPGVGSLLKLIGEESLTNLRLLQHDAVEVLTHMIPANSLAGIHVFFPDPWHKARHNKRRLIQSPFVKQLTDRLAPGGYLHCATDWEDYAVQMLDVLGAEPQLHNSADAYAPQPAYRPLTKFENRGLKLGHGVWDLVFIKK
- a CDS encoding diacylglycerol kinase — translated: MKNQPFFKRMGFALQGIAAAFRMESSVRLQSIATLMVVIVLAWYKPAMIWWALLLLNCGLVLAAELFNTALEQMIDHLHPSLHPSIKIAKDCAAGSVLILSASAACVFIAFLIEVKGI
- a CDS encoding polysaccharide biosynthesis protein; this translates as MKLFLGFSRFQKKMVAATFDFVFLPLTFCLSILLRYDAVNTALFLHYLWLIIATPFVSIPIFMRLGLYRAVIRFIDQKIVYMVIFGVTASVALLVLLSAFASHMEGYSRGVFGIYWVSAITYVVASRFFARGILLQPSKKNTVIRVAIYGAGKSGTQLASALRAGHEYRPVAFIDDMKELQGTTISGIKVYPAADLQSVIEKKRISEILLAMPSISKGKQRHILDIVENYKVKVKVAPPVESLVNGELRMQDVRDIEIEDLLGRDQVTPDLGLISSCITGKSVMVTGAGGSIGSELCRQIIKLQPSRLILLEMSEFALYSIKQELKGINSTHHLDVELMPFLGTVLDTEKCKRILTTFNVETLYHAAAYKHVPLVEHNPIEGVRNNVFGTLSIAQAAVTAGVKCFVLISTDKAVRPTNVMGTTKRLAELILQAFSREHSRTRFCMVRFGNVLGSSGSVVPLFRKQIEAGGPITLTHPEITRYFMTIPEAAQLVLQAGAMGEGGDVFVLDMGEPVKIMALAERMIHLSGLEIKSKSAPDGIDIEHVGLRPGEKLYEELLIGDNVEGTEHPLIMRAQESELPWPELQVLLSDLDKACNQFNFETVRELLLAAVKEYTPQCGIEDLIWNERCRKRLQIDKENEVSP
- a CDS encoding sugar transferase; this encodes MKRLFDFVLVLIASLILLIPIVIVALLVRVTSPGPVLYWSDRVGRYNKIFKMPKFRSMRVGTPAVATHLLADAHSHLTPVGNFLRKSSLDELPQLWSIICGNMSFVGPRPALFNQQDLIELRTQNGVDKILPGLTGWAQVNGRDELPIPTKVKLDAEYMQRQSLLLDVKIIFLTFLKVLRRDGITH